In Struthio camelus isolate bStrCam1 chromosome 3, bStrCam1.hap1, whole genome shotgun sequence, the DNA window TGTACGGTGCCATAAGGATACACAAGTGAAATAGAGAGTATAAACTGACAGAAAGTGACCTGTGATTGTAATAGATTCAAAGACGAAGGAAATGTGATACCTTACCTTTGGGGCCTGTAGTACATCAGATACCGCTTGCTTAGGTACTACAAAAAGCGAGTCTGGTGCAAGTGTTgttggctttttgggaggcctgggAGGCGGATATAGGGTTTGGTTTTCATATCTTCGCACCATATAGTATTGCTCTTCGCTGATCTCTTCCACTGTTGTCTTAGTTGCAGGAGGTGCAACTGTTTGCATATCTTTGCTGAGCAAATGGACTGACATGTTTAAGCGATATACAGGAATCTCCCAGCTGTCCACTGGACTGCTGACACTACTAATCAGCAAATAAGAGTCTGTGATTTCCTCTTCAAGCTGCAGACCAGGCACAGCAGCCAGGACATCGTCCCCAATGGAAAGATCCCTCACGGATACTTTGACATTAAAAGGCAAACGGAATTCTTTGCAAATCTCTGAAAGCTGGTACTGTTTCTTGTCATGAATCACTTCCACAAAGCCACCTTCCATATACATAGGGAGGAGCACTTTCTTATAGGTATCACTTAGTATTTGTTCACAAGCTAAAACATCTACgactttctttcttccctcataAAGAACTTCACTAGTCTGGTATTGCTGAACTAGAAACTGATCTccaactgaaacagaaaaaagttcTTTATGGGGAGAATCAAAGGCTTTAGTTGCAACAACATGAAGCTGCTCCTTTTCACTTTTTGCTATCTCTAAGTCATAGGCAGTTGGAAACTCCCGAGGTCGTCTCTTGAACTTTCCTTTGTAGCTCATAGGgattaaaaaatgtcttttcgGGGAATCACTTCTGATCTCAGAGGCGAGGACTCTTTTTGCCTGGTACTTTTTGTAGATGACAATCTCTTTCCCTGTACACAATAAACTATAAGGCTTCTGTCTTCCTTGGGGCCCTTCCATTATCTCAGCAACCATAGGAAATTCCTTGCTTGTTCTCTCAAATACGTCTTCCAAAGACAGTGGTTGAAGAAAAGAGCTAATATCATAACAGTCTGTTATATCCTTGACTTCAACATCTAGATCTGAGAGGATATGAACTATTTCCTTTCgaactagaaagaaaaagaagtacatTAATTTTTGCTTTCAATCTGACACTGAAATAACATATACATGCCCTGTAGGCCAAATTTTTAAAGGACCTTCTCTGAGGTGTTGTGTAACTCTCTGTGTGCCTACATTGTTGACAGTGCCAGTTAAAGTGTACCTGTTTTAATTTGAGATATATAGCTATCTGACATGCAGGAGACCTcatggaggaagagagaaacaagATGATATGGGAAAAGGTATACACGTGAACAAAAGGttaagaaaaagggagaggaaaatctAGTTCACTGTCTTTCTCACAGCACCTCCAACTTTAATCAGCTCTTCCTCTTATTAAGCTCATTTTATTGAGTAAAAGACGTATTTCTACTCTTTTATTTCATAGCGACTTATGGTTTCTCCTCAGAAATGAATAGGGGAATGCTTTCAGTGAATAGGCAGCATTTGGAAACCATTAGCACAAGATATTACTATGGCCAATCTGATAGGAAAAAAGTATATTGatatttatagaaaaagaaaaacatctatgATTATGACAAAATAGTATCATTTTTTTAGAAAGGGAAAACCTTTGTATAATAAAGTATAAGTTTATTATGAATAAATGAAGACAAATGTCCTCTGTCGAACCCTTGCATCTTTCCGAGGCATCTGGTTTTATTCACTGTCAGAACCAAGCCACTGCATTTAATGATTTAACAGGGAACAACAACTCCTTTATCACAGCTGAGCTTGCAAAATTTTGGATGCAAAACTTCCAAACACAAAAATGACTATATAATTAAAGCTTGTTTAAGAGTTTGGCTCCAGGTCAGTGACACCACAGATCACTTACCAGGACAATAAAATTTAACAAGCAAATATTATTTAATGATCCTCCTCATTAAGACTTATTTTGCTTAGATCTGCACACAGTATATCCTGGATTCACACTTCCTTGAGGTAGGACATACCAATATTTTCTTCATAAGctttaaaattcttcttttattctttaaaattcttaaatCAGTATAAGACATTTCGTACGACAGAGTGTTATGTCAGTGATTCAGGATTTGTTTATTCCCTCTCTGCTTTTGTCACAGTAACACTTTCAGGTGACAATGGCCCCAAGCACCACAAGGGAGTGTCCCTGAAGGAGGGTTGAttagtgaaaaatgaaatttttctgtGAGCTGTTGAAGGAATTCCAGATACGTAATTTTGTTCATTATTAAGAATGGGAAGTATAAAGGATTCCTGCCCACAGCCTGTGAAAATGTAATCGGCTATCCCTCTTACCAGACACAAGTGCACACCTAACATCTCCAAATCTTCTGAAAAAATTTTAGAaacattacattattttttattaatccAGCACCTATAGCTAAGGGGGCACAGGAATACACACAAGTGGATCCAATTGCAGGGCTGGGAAAACTAAGTATTTTAATCTATGAAGTTGCACTTTCCAAACTTGCACTTTAAACCTGATAGCAAGTACTGTGCAATATCTCATGAAAAGCATTTAGCAACTACAGTATATTGTGCTAACAGCCACTGCCCgccttatttcttttttgtgtagTTTATCCATTTACGTATGTCattcctcagaaaaaaatctccagtgGGAAAAGATTTCCTGCTTAATAACCTGATGAATGACATTACTGATATGATTTCATCGTTCTGGAGCTCACTAGCCTACTTCTAGTAAAGGCAACAGGCAGCAAAACCTTCCCAAAAGCTAAATTCCTATCCTGCAAGCCTTAGCTGTCAGGGTGCACCAAAAAGTAGAAGGGTAACAAGTTTCCATCTACTAAATGGGTCGCCCTCAGCCTCAGAAGCAAGGTCAAAATTTTTAGCTTAATCTGTTTTTTTGCGCTCAACGGAGAGAGGGTAGGCTGTGCATGCACATATGGCTCATTACTGCTGCTCAGCTCTTCAAGCCACCATAATTCAGGAGCGTTTCACTGTGTGCTTTTATCCTTGCACCTTCTAATTTTATTCCCATGACTAATTTCACTAACAAGTTTAAAGTAAGGAATGGGTATAAACATTGGTAAGAATAGAACGCAGCAGTTCTGGCTTTTTTggtagaaaaaaacagaacaatattGACTTGTCATGGCCACAAcaagtatttctattttttcctcttcttcttcttcttcttcttttttttaaataaaaatgcatacacAAATTATCGCTCTTAAGGATATTGCTTTTCCAATTCCTTCCCATTTCCTCAAAACCAGAGGTTTCAGAAATTGTCCATGAGTCTTTCTGTTTACATTCTATTAACAGTTGTGTCTGCAATGGAGTAAATTTACAttgttctgcttcctgctgcaCTCTGAGTCTGAAAAACGAAATGCAGTTCATAAACAGTAGGTGGGTGTGTTACAACATGTAGAGCTATATCTATTCTCCAACTGCTAGCCGGAGCCATAAATGACCAAATGGCCTTTCCATGGCCTAAGTTTAAAATTCAAAGTAAGAGAATCTGAGAATTCAACTGAATTCCTAAGCCAGCTTTTTCATTTgatgatgtattttctttttgaaggttATTTAATTGTAGTGATGATAGTGTCAATAAAATGGCAACAGAAAGTAATGCAAGGGATGGAATCTGAATTAAGGgatggaagaggaaacaaaactagtaaaaatatttttgtgctttgcAATCTTGAAATTAGCAGCAGTGGCAAATATGATTCAGGAATTCTTGGCCAAACTGAATCCTACCTGTAATTGAATTCTGAGCAACTTGTGTACGTTTAAGAGCATTATGCCATTTAGAGAGGAACAGATCATAGACTGGTTCTTACTCACATTTCATTACTGCTTGTACTTCATAGACAGGCGTGAGAATCAAGCAGCCGTCAAAATTCTCAGGAAGTGGATTAAAGGAGTCCCACACATGTAAAGTATTGGAAAGTTTCACAATCCGGTTTCTGCTCTTAGGGATTTTCCATTCTGCAATCTCTTTCAGGGTGTATATCTGGTCATCTTCACACTCGCAGAATTTTCCTTCTTGTGAAAGGGGCAAAGTAAAGGAATGTGACTGGTTATTTCTGACCACACCACAGTTCACAGCCATCACTCCATTGACCTCTTCCACAGAGTTGAAGGTGATCTGCTCACCATGTTTAATGACGAGGTTTGCCAATTTTATATCCTCAGGGCAGTAGAAACATGGATGGCCAAATCGTGTTGGCCCAATAGAGACTTTTCTTGTAATTTCTTCAATGCTGAAGTACGGAGTTTTATCAGCCACAACCTTATACAGACCTAAGAATAGAAAAGTTGagttataaagagaaaaaaaaaagtacaaagccATGCCAAATTTTAGACTGTGAATGGGGGTCGAAGCGTGCTAAATAATTTGTGGCTGATAATTCTGTTGCTAAAAATGTGACTCTATGAAGATAATATCAACTGCGTGATACAAAGCATAGATGGTTGGAATTAATCCTTTCTACTCTGCAGCTAATAATTTTCTGGCATGTTTACAtccatgataaaaagaaaaaaagttagtttcTTTGCTACAGCAAAAAAGACAAATTATCTCAAATTCCTATCTGTCTTCTCAGGAAATCAGCCTTTAAGAGATAAATGTGGACAGGGTATGAGGAAGAGCAACACTAACACGATCAGTGAAATGCAAGATAAAGTTACTCCCTAAAA includes these proteins:
- the THEMIS gene encoding protein THEMIS isoform X2; its protein translation is MATTLEKFIHSLDPRALPRVLQIQSGIYFQGSIYEMFGNECCLSTGEVIKVIGFKINKLIASIYENNEESRFSAKVELPLNFPGLYKVVADKTPYFSIEEITRKVSIGPTRFGHPCFYCPEDIKLANLVIKHGEQITFNSVEEVNGVMAVNCGVVRNNQSHSFTLPLSQEGKFCECEDDQIYTLKEIAEWKIPKSRNRIVKLSNTLHVWDSFNPLPENFDGCLILTPVYEVQAVMKFRKEIVHILSDLDVEVKDITDCYDISSFLQPLSLEDVFERTSKEFPMVAEIMEGPQGRQKPYSLLCTGKEIVIYKKYQAKRVLASEIRSDSPKRHFLIPMSYKGKFKRRPREFPTAYDLEIAKSEKEQLHVVATKAFDSPHKELFSVSVGDQFLVQQYQTSEVLYEGRKKVVDVLACEQILSDTYKKVLLPMYMEGGFVEVIHDKKQYQLSEICKEFRLPFNVKVSVRDLSIGDDVLAAVPGLQLEEEITDSYLLISSVSSPVDSWEIPVYRLNMSVHLLSKDMQTVAPPATKTTVEEISEEQYYMVRRYENQTLYPPPRPPKKPTTLAPDSLFVVPKQAVSDVLQAPKKPRDRTSS
- the THEMIS gene encoding protein THEMIS isoform X3 yields the protein MATTLEKFIHSLDPRALPRVLQIQSGIYFQGSIYEMFGNECCLSTGEVIKVIGFKINKLIASIYENNEESRFSAKVELPLNFPGLYKVVADKTPYFSIEEITRKVSIGPTRFGHPCFYCPEDIKLANLVIKHGEQITFNSVEEVNGVMAVNCGVVRNNQSHSFTLPLSQEGKFCECEDDQIYTLKEIAEWKIPKSRNRIVKLSNTLHVWDSFNPLPENFDGCLILTPVYEVQAVMKFRKEIVHILSDLDVEVKDITDCYDISSFLQPLSLEDVFERTSKEFPMVAEIMEGPQGRQKPYSLLCTGKEIVIYKKYQAKRVLASEIRSDSPKRHFLIPMSYKGKFKRRPREFPTAYDLEIAKSEKEQLHVVATKAFDSPHKELFSVSVGDQFLVQQYQTSEVLYEGRKKVVDVLACEQILSDTYKKVLLPMYMEGGFVEVIHDKKQYQLSEICKEFRLPFNVKVSVRDLSIGDDVLAAVPGLQLEEEITDSYLLISSVSSPVDSWEIPVYRLNMSVHLLSKDMQTVAPPATKTTVEEISEEQYYMVRRYENQTLYPPPRPPKKPTTLAPDSLFVVPKQAVSDVLQAPKI
- the THEMIS gene encoding protein THEMIS isoform X1 is translated as MATTLEKFIHSLDPRALPRVLQIQSGIYFQGSIYEMFGNECCLSTGEVIKVIGFKINKLIASIYENNEESRFSAKVELPLNFPGLYKVVADKTPYFSIEEITRKVSIGPTRFGHPCFYCPEDIKLANLVIKHGEQITFNSVEEVNGVMAVNCGVVRNNQSHSFTLPLSQEGKFCECEDDQIYTLKEIAEWKIPKSRNRIVKLSNTLHVWDSFNPLPENFDGCLILTPVYEVQAVMKFRKEIVHILSDLDVEVKDITDCYDISSFLQPLSLEDVFERTSKEFPMVAEIMEGPQGRQKPYSLLCTGKEIVIYKKYQAKRVLASEIRSDSPKRHFLIPMSYKGKFKRRPREFPTAYDLEIAKSEKEQLHVVATKAFDSPHKELFSVSVGDQFLVQQYQTSEVLYEGRKKVVDVLACEQILSDTYKKVLLPMYMEGGFVEVIHDKKQYQLSEICKEFRLPFNVKVSVRDLSIGDDVLAAVPGLQLEEEITDSYLLISSVSSPVDSWEIPVYRLNMSVHLLSKDMQTVAPPATKTTVEEISEEQYYMVRRYENQTLYPPPRPPKKPTTLAPDSLFVVPKQAVSDVLQAPKNFYEDTTKKLCSVQAADVSRLQGSCQNDLVHRKNEKDVTRTTTLVETGVIKGQTNKAHGKCEREKELKEEYNYEYVDENIIENTRKVLQNKNVVSEEKRDM